A genomic segment from uncultured Desulfuromonas sp. encodes:
- a CDS encoding 2-oxoacid:ferredoxin oxidoreductase subunit beta codes for MAELTKKDFASAAEVKWCPGCGDYAIMNAVRQGMVAAGKPRDEVAIVSGIGCSSRFPYYMETYGLHTIHGRAAAIASGVKVGNPKLDVWVISGDGDSTAIGGNHFIHAIRRNINLNYVMINNKIYGLTKGQYSPTSEMGQISKTSPYGVIDYPMAPLKVAMGLGATFVARGLDAQMKLSEEICTRGALHKGFSMMEIYANCVIYNDGAHNQLTDKETGADYYIILKDGEKMIFGTESQYCLVQDGFKIKAAKVADVAESDILVHDEKNAELASVLTGMRPDAGLPLALGIIYADDSKKTYDDMVYEQVAAVKAKRGRTVDQVMQDGHTWTV; via the coding sequence ATGGCAGAACTGACTAAAAAAGATTTCGCCTCTGCTGCTGAGGTTAAGTGGTGCCCGGGTTGTGGTGACTACGCCATCATGAACGCTGTCCGTCAGGGTATGGTTGCAGCTGGCAAGCCCCGTGACGAGGTGGCTATTGTTTCCGGTATCGGCTGCTCCAGCCGTTTCCCTTACTACATGGAAACTTACGGTCTGCACACCATCCACGGTCGTGCTGCTGCCATCGCTTCCGGTGTTAAAGTTGGTAATCCCAAGCTGGACGTCTGGGTCATCTCTGGTGACGGCGACTCCACGGCCATTGGTGGTAACCACTTCATCCACGCAATTCGTCGTAACATCAACCTGAATTACGTGATGATCAACAACAAGATTTACGGCCTGACCAAAGGTCAGTACTCTCCGACTTCGGAGATGGGCCAGATTTCCAAGACCTCTCCTTACGGCGTTATCGATTACCCGATGGCTCCTCTGAAGGTTGCGATGGGTCTCGGTGCAACGTTTGTTGCACGCGGCCTGGACGCTCAAATGAAGCTGTCTGAAGAGATCTGTACCCGTGGTGCACTGCACAAAGGTTTCAGCATGATGGAAATCTATGCCAACTGCGTCATTTATAATGACGGTGCCCACAACCAGCTGACCGATAAAGAAACCGGCGCTGATTACTACATCATCCTCAAGGATGGTGAAAAGATGATCTTCGGCACCGAAAGCCAGTACTGCCTGGTTCAAGACGGCTTCAAAATCAAAGCTGCTAAAGTGGCTGATGTTGCTGAATCTGACATTCTGGTTCACGACGAGAAGAATGCTGAACTGGCATCCGTACTGACAGGCATGCGCCCTGACGCTGGCCTGCCTCTGGCACTTGGCATCATCTACGCTGACGACAGCAAAAAAACCTACGACGACATGGTTTATGAGCAGGTTGCTGCTGTTAAAGCCAAGCGTGGTCGCACCGTTGACCAGGTTATGCAAGACGGTCACACCTGGACGGTTTAA
- a CDS encoding 2-oxoacid:acceptor oxidoreductase subunit alpha — MAENAKLTSAEQIVVKFTGDSGDGMQLIGNQLTALAALDGNDVNSLPDYPSEIRAPAGTIAGVSGFQMCLGDHKIYTAGDAPDVLVAFNPAAVKHSAKFVKPGGMIITNSDSFTEKAYTKVGYESNPLEDRTFDGFDVKAIPMFTLVREALADMDMPNAAKDRCKNFFTMGVLCWLFNKTPQLVLDFIDEKFGPNAKKPKPQIAEANTKAFKAGLNYGETTIMFQERYDLGAAQIEKGLYRNITGNDAAALAIAAAGAKAGLQPFIGSYPITPATDLLHYASEFKDLDLVTMQMEDEIAGICCAIGAAYAGNLAFTTTSGPGLALKTEAAGLALILELPLVIVNVQRGGPCTGLPTKTEQSDLLQAMFGRNGDSYMPIIAANSPADCFDATFQGAKIALKYRTPVIVLTDGYIGQGSCPWKVPTLDELEDLTPYVNLWKPEDHPGETYMSYKRDPETLARDWAIPGTKGCQHRIGSLEKNESGAVSHDPMNHQKMTEIRKAKVDNLAAVLPEAEINGADSGKVLVISWGGTYGAVKGAVDRLIADGKSVSGVNLRWVWPFPPNLGDIISRFDKVLVPELNMGQLSLLLRAKFLVDVQSLSKVQGDPFREYEVIDKVNEMLGE, encoded by the coding sequence ATGGCAGAGAACGCAAAACTCACGAGTGCTGAGCAAATTGTCGTGAAATTCACCGGTGACTCCGGTGACGGCATGCAGCTCATCGGTAACCAGCTTACCGCCCTGGCTGCTTTGGACGGTAACGATGTTAACTCCCTTCCCGACTATCCTTCGGAAATCCGTGCTCCGGCCGGTACCATTGCTGGTGTTTCCGGTTTCCAGATGTGTCTGGGTGACCACAAGATCTACACTGCTGGAGACGCTCCGGACGTACTGGTCGCTTTTAACCCTGCTGCGGTTAAGCACAGTGCCAAGTTCGTCAAGCCCGGTGGCATGATCATCACTAACTCCGACTCTTTTACAGAAAAAGCCTATACAAAAGTTGGTTACGAGAGCAATCCTCTCGAAGATAGAACTTTTGACGGCTTCGACGTTAAAGCAATCCCGATGTTCACCCTGGTGCGTGAAGCCCTGGCTGACATGGATATGCCTAACGCCGCTAAAGATCGTTGCAAAAACTTCTTCACCATGGGTGTTCTGTGCTGGCTGTTCAACAAGACTCCTCAGCTGGTTCTCGACTTTATCGATGAGAAATTCGGCCCTAACGCTAAGAAACCCAAGCCGCAAATCGCTGAAGCCAACACCAAAGCATTTAAAGCTGGTTTAAACTATGGTGAAACCACCATCATGTTCCAAGAGCGTTATGACCTGGGTGCTGCTCAGATCGAAAAAGGTCTGTACCGCAACATCACCGGTAATGACGCTGCGGCGCTGGCCATTGCTGCAGCTGGTGCCAAAGCGGGCCTGCAACCGTTCATCGGTTCTTACCCGATCACTCCGGCAACTGACCTGTTGCACTATGCATCAGAGTTCAAAGATCTGGATCTCGTTACCATGCAGATGGAAGACGAAATCGCAGGTATCTGCTGTGCAATCGGTGCTGCTTACGCTGGCAACCTGGCCTTTACCACGACCTCAGGTCCTGGTCTGGCGCTGAAAACTGAAGCTGCCGGTCTGGCTCTGATCCTGGAACTGCCTTTGGTTATCGTTAACGTTCAGCGTGGCGGTCCCTGTACTGGCCTGCCGACCAAAACTGAGCAATCTGACCTGCTGCAAGCCATGTTCGGCCGCAACGGCGACAGCTATATGCCGATCATCGCGGCCAACAGCCCGGCAGACTGCTTTGACGCAACCTTCCAAGGCGCTAAAATTGCTTTGAAATACCGTACCCCGGTTATCGTCCTGACTGACGGCTACATCGGTCAAGGTAGTTGCCCGTGGAAAGTACCGACCTTGGATGAGCTCGAAGACCTCACTCCTTACGTCAACCTGTGGAAACCGGAAGATCATCCTGGTGAGACCTACATGTCTTACAAGCGTGATCCTGAGACTCTGGCACGTGACTGGGCGATCCCCGGCACGAAAGGTTGCCAGCACCGTATCGGCTCTCTGGAGAAAAACGAGTCCGGCGCCGTTAGCCATGACCCGATGAACCACCAGAAAATGACTGAAATCCGTAAAGCCAAAGTTGACAACCTGGCCGCTGTACTGCCTGAGGCAGAGATCAACGGTGCTGACTCCGGTAAAGTTCTGGTTATCAGCTGGGGTGGTACTTATGGTGCGGTTAAAGGTGCTGTTGACCGTCTCATCGCTGACGGCAAATCGGTTTCCGGTGTTAACCTGCGTTGGGTTTGGCCGTTCCCGCCGAACCTGGGCGACATCATCAGCCGCTTCGACAAAGTTCTGGTTCCTGAACTCAACATGGGCCAACTGAGCCTGCTGCTGCGCGCCAAGTTCCTGGTTGACGTACAATCTCTCTCCAAGGTTCAGGGCGACCCGTTCCGCGAGTATGAGGTTATCGACAAAGTCAACGAAATGTTAGGAGAATAA
- the mdh gene encoding malate dehydrogenase yields the protein MARAKISLIGGGQIGGVLAQLCALRELGDVVLFDIVEGMPQGKMLDIAEVARVDQFDVELKGTNSYADIAGSNVVIVTAGLPRKPGMSRDDLLGVNAKIMKQVSEGIKEYAPEAFVIIISNPLDAMVTLCQKVTGFPPERVMGQAGVLDSNRFCSFIAWELGVSVRDVNAMVLGGHGDTMVPIVRYANVNGVPVMEQLIRKYGDAAKAQEVMTAMVERTKAAGGEVVKLLGNGSAFYSPASSAIAMAEAILRDQKRVLPTCALLTGEFGVDNYYVGVPCILGAGGVEGIMEFELDAEEQALFDNSVAAVKGLIDELPSILPDMADILNS from the coding sequence ATGGCACGAGCTAAGATTTCATTGATCGGTGGTGGTCAAATTGGTGGCGTACTGGCACAACTCTGCGCTCTGCGCGAGCTGGGCGACGTTGTTCTGTTTGACATCGTCGAAGGCATGCCTCAAGGTAAAATGCTTGACATCGCCGAGGTAGCACGCGTTGACCAATTCGACGTAGAGCTGAAAGGCACCAACAGCTACGCCGACATCGCCGGTTCCAACGTTGTTATCGTTACCGCTGGCCTGCCCCGCAAACCGGGCATGAGCCGCGACGACCTGCTGGGCGTTAACGCCAAAATCATGAAGCAAGTTTCTGAAGGTATCAAAGAGTACGCTCCGGAAGCTTTCGTTATCATCATCTCCAACCCTCTGGACGCCATGGTTACCCTGTGCCAGAAAGTTACCGGCTTCCCGCCTGAGCGCGTTATGGGCCAAGCTGGCGTTCTCGACTCCAACCGTTTCTGCTCTTTCATCGCTTGGGAACTGGGCGTTTCCGTTCGCGACGTCAACGCTATGGTTCTCGGCGGTCATGGCGACACCATGGTTCCTATCGTTCGCTACGCCAACGTCAACGGTGTTCCCGTTATGGAACAACTGATTCGCAAATATGGCGATGCAGCTAAAGCTCAAGAAGTCATGACCGCCATGGTAGAGCGCACTAAAGCTGCCGGTGGCGAAGTCGTTAAACTGCTCGGCAACGGTTCTGCATTCTACAGCCCGGCTTCTTCTGCGATCGCTATGGCTGAAGCCATCCTGCGCGACCAGAAGCGTGTTCTGCCTACCTGCGCTCTTCTCACTGGTGAGTTCGGCGTAGACAACTACTACGTTGGCGTTCCTTGTATTCTGGGTGCTGGCGGCGTTGAAGGCATCATGGAATTTGAACTGGACGCAGAAGAGCAAGCCCTGTTCGACAACTCTGTTGCTGCCGTTAAAGGCCTGATTGATGAGCTGCCTAGCATCCTGCCGGACATGGCAGACATCCTGAACAGCTAA
- a CDS encoding DUF4398 domain-containing protein, which yields MSPIYRGILMVLCTAGLMAGCASSPPIELHLAREAVETARNEGAQSYASTELQQATSDLARGELLLDNNQTNEAISALQQASRWAVTAKNKSREQRQSIQHYLAYCDTLKSQQRLQDVKERIHTSVATFPTVAPPPPLPSQEMAHNVITHTEAPIIRATEYRVGSGENLYAIAARPTIYGEGLLWPLIYRANRDQIKDPRQIFPGQILSVPQNITEEEKESARETARRSGIFLP from the coding sequence ATGAGCCCCATTTATCGTGGAATTCTGATGGTACTGTGCACAGCCGGACTGATGGCCGGCTGTGCAAGCAGTCCACCAATCGAACTGCACCTGGCCCGTGAAGCCGTTGAAACCGCTCGCAATGAGGGCGCCCAGAGTTATGCCTCCACAGAGCTTCAACAAGCAACCTCCGACCTGGCTCGTGGCGAGCTCCTTTTAGACAACAATCAAACAAACGAAGCGATCAGCGCATTACAACAAGCTTCGCGCTGGGCTGTTACCGCTAAAAATAAATCCAGAGAACAACGTCAGTCTATTCAGCATTATCTCGCGTATTGTGACACCCTAAAGTCACAACAACGCCTTCAGGACGTGAAAGAGCGGATCCACACATCTGTTGCCACGTTTCCAACAGTTGCCCCCCCACCACCTCTGCCATCACAAGAGATGGCTCACAACGTCATAACTCACACGGAGGCACCGATCATCCGGGCAACGGAATACCGTGTCGGCTCCGGTGAAAACCTTTATGCCATTGCTGCACGCCCGACAATTTATGGCGAAGGTTTGCTCTGGCCATTGATCTATCGTGCTAACCGCGACCAGATCAAAGACCCACGCCAGATCTTTCCTGGCCAGATTCTCAGCGTTCCTCAAAACATCACCGAAGAGGAGAAGGAATCGGCTCGCGAGACAGCTCGACGCTCAGGAATTTTTCTCCCGTAG
- the aspS gene encoding aspartate--tRNA ligase has protein sequence MNDALGNWKRTHYCGDLSSADIGNEVCLMGWVQRRRDHGGLIFIDLRDREGITQLALDPDRDPEAHEKADKVRNEFVVAVKGKVSPRPEGTVNPKMKTGEVEVEVSELRILNVSKTPPFMLDDYVDVAENIRLKHRYLDLRRPALQKNMILRHKVTRTVRSYLDEQGFLEIETPVLTKSTPEGARDYLVPSRVNSGQFFALPQSPQLFKQLLMVSGYDRYCQIVKCFRDEDLRADRQPEFTQIDCEMSFVDTNDVMTVMENMIARVFKETIGVHVATPMARMTYAEAMDRFGVDNPDLRFDLELVELSTLVDGCGFKVFADAVKNGGKVKAINAKGCATFSRKDLDDLTDFVKIYGAKGLAWVKMTEDGWQSPIAKFFTPEELEKINQALDAQLGDLLMFVADTAGITNESLGRLRGHLGQKLGLASKEDYKFVWITDFPLLEWDGEAKRHVAVHHPFTAPRDEDFALLDSDPGKACAKAYDLVLNGSEIGGGSIRIHDQTIQSKMFNLLGIGEEEAREKFGFLLDALEYGAPPHGGLAFGLDRLVMILTGSDSIRDVIAFPKTQKATCLLSGAPGEVDDKQLQELSIRLRTRKKE, from the coding sequence TTGAACGACGCACTCGGAAACTGGAAAAGAACCCATTATTGTGGTGACCTCAGCAGCGCAGACATCGGCAATGAAGTTTGCCTGATGGGCTGGGTTCAACGCCGCCGTGACCACGGTGGCCTGATTTTTATTGACCTGCGTGACCGCGAAGGCATCACCCAATTGGCTTTGGATCCGGACCGTGATCCGGAAGCACACGAAAAAGCCGACAAGGTACGCAATGAGTTTGTCGTCGCCGTCAAAGGCAAGGTTTCACCGCGTCCCGAAGGGACGGTTAATCCGAAAATGAAAACCGGTGAAGTTGAGGTTGAAGTCAGCGAACTGCGCATCCTCAACGTGTCCAAAACACCGCCGTTCATGCTCGACGATTACGTCGATGTCGCGGAAAACATCCGTCTCAAGCATCGCTATCTCGACCTGCGCCGTCCGGCCCTGCAGAAGAACATGATTCTGCGTCACAAGGTCACGCGGACCGTACGCAGCTATCTCGACGAGCAGGGTTTCCTTGAAATCGAAACTCCGGTTCTCACCAAAAGCACCCCGGAAGGTGCTCGTGACTACCTGGTGCCGAGCCGGGTCAACAGCGGTCAATTTTTTGCCTTACCCCAAAGCCCGCAGCTGTTCAAGCAGCTTCTGATGGTCTCTGGTTACGACCGTTATTGCCAGATCGTCAAGTGCTTCCGTGACGAGGACCTGCGTGCCGACCGCCAGCCCGAATTCACTCAGATCGACTGCGAGATGAGTTTCGTTGACACCAACGACGTCATGACCGTCATGGAAAACATGATCGCCCGCGTCTTCAAAGAAACCATCGGTGTTCATGTGGCGACCCCTATGGCACGCATGACCTATGCCGAAGCCATGGACCGCTTCGGCGTTGACAACCCGGATCTGCGTTTCGATCTTGAGCTTGTCGAGCTCTCGACCCTAGTCGATGGCTGTGGTTTTAAAGTCTTTGCCGATGCCGTGAAAAACGGTGGCAAAGTGAAAGCAATCAATGCCAAAGGCTGTGCGACATTCTCACGCAAAGACCTCGACGACCTGACCGATTTCGTCAAAATCTACGGCGCCAAAGGTCTGGCCTGGGTCAAAATGACTGAAGATGGCTGGCAATCACCGATTGCAAAATTCTTTACCCCTGAAGAGCTGGAAAAGATCAATCAAGCATTGGATGCTCAGCTGGGCGACCTGCTGATGTTCGTCGCTGACACAGCCGGCATCACCAATGAATCTCTGGGACGTCTGCGCGGCCATTTGGGACAAAAACTTGGCTTGGCCAGTAAAGAAGACTATAAATTCGTCTGGATTACCGACTTCCCGCTGCTGGAATGGGACGGTGAAGCCAAACGTCATGTCGCGGTGCACCATCCATTTACCGCACCGCGCGATGAAGATTTTGCCTTACTTGACAGCGATCCGGGCAAAGCGTGCGCCAAAGCGTATGACCTGGTTCTCAACGGCTCGGAGATTGGTGGCGGCAGTATCCGTATCCACGACCAAACCATTCAAAGCAAAATGTTTAACCTGCTCGGCATCGGCGAAGAAGAGGCACGCGAGAAATTTGGTTTCCTTCTTGATGCGTTGGAGTATGGCGCGCCCCCACACGGCGGTCTGGCCTTTGGACTTGACCGACTGGTTATGATCCTGACGGGGTCCGACTCCATCCGTGACGTCATTGCCTTCCCCAAAACACAGAAAGCCACCTGCCTGCTGTCTGGTGCGCCGGGAGAGGTTGACGATAAACAGCTTCAGGAACTGTCCATTCGTTTACGCACCCGCAAGAAAGAGTAA
- the hisS gene encoding histidine--tRNA ligase has product MSITGIKGMNDILPDEIATWQFLEETARRIFSTYGCQEIRVPVVEKTELFCRSIGETTDIVEKEMYTFNDKSDNSLTLRPEGTAPVMRSFIQHKLFNLDQVSKLYYMGPMFRYERPQKGRYRQFHQIGAEIIGIDDPRMDAQVLAMLSHYFEAVGLTDVSLQINSLGCPKCRPAYRQTLIDFLQQRLDQLCPDCQRRYATNPLRVLDCKSKTCKEATQGAPSVLDHLCTECDDHFATVQQCLNQLGTAYSINDRMVRGLDYYTKTTFEMVTNNLGAQNAVAAGGRYDGLVEELGGPSLPGIGFAMGVERLVLLLQDKKIETPPPALFLATLGKEAETFAFEVLHQLQREGIYAEMDFTGKSLKAQLRRADKLNCRYTIMIGDNELSAGSAQLKHMADGEQQEVKLDQLLEELWPLLDGATTTSL; this is encoded by the coding sequence GTGAGCATAACCGGAATCAAAGGGATGAACGATATTCTGCCGGACGAGATCGCCACCTGGCAGTTCTTAGAAGAAACCGCACGTCGCATTTTCTCGACCTATGGCTGTCAGGAAATTCGCGTTCCCGTGGTTGAAAAGACAGAGCTGTTCTGCCGTTCCATCGGTGAAACCACGGATATTGTCGAAAAAGAGATGTACACGTTTAACGACAAAAGCGACAATTCCCTGACCCTGCGGCCAGAAGGAACGGCACCGGTTATGCGTTCCTTTATCCAGCATAAACTGTTCAACCTCGACCAGGTGTCTAAACTTTATTATATGGGACCGATGTTCCGCTATGAACGTCCCCAGAAAGGCCGCTACCGCCAGTTTCATCAAATTGGTGCAGAGATCATCGGCATTGATGATCCGCGCATGGATGCCCAGGTCTTGGCCATGCTCAGCCATTATTTTGAAGCCGTCGGTCTGACCGACGTCAGTCTACAGATCAATTCTCTGGGCTGCCCCAAATGTCGCCCCGCCTATCGGCAGACACTGATTGATTTTCTGCAACAACGCCTCGATCAGTTGTGTCCGGATTGTCAGCGTCGCTATGCCACCAATCCCTTGCGAGTCCTCGATTGTAAATCCAAGACGTGCAAGGAAGCGACCCAGGGCGCACCATCCGTACTTGACCACCTGTGCACCGAGTGTGACGACCATTTTGCCACAGTACAACAGTGCCTGAATCAGCTGGGAACTGCCTATTCAATCAATGACCGGATGGTACGAGGTCTTGACTACTACACCAAAACCACTTTTGAGATGGTAACCAATAACCTCGGAGCTCAAAACGCAGTTGCCGCCGGTGGACGCTATGACGGCCTGGTTGAAGAACTCGGTGGCCCCTCTCTTCCCGGCATTGGCTTTGCGATGGGTGTTGAGCGCCTGGTGCTGTTGTTACAGGACAAGAAGATTGAAACGCCGCCGCCGGCACTTTTTCTGGCGACCTTGGGTAAAGAAGCTGAAACATTTGCGTTTGAAGTCCTTCACCAGCTGCAACGAGAGGGCATTTATGCGGAGATGGATTTCACCGGCAAAAGCCTCAAAGCTCAGCTGCGCCGTGCTGACAAACTGAACTGCCGTTACACGATTATGATCGGTGACAATGAACTGTCGGCCGGAAGTGCACAACTCAAGCACATGGCGGATGGTGAGCAGCAAGAGGTCAAACTGGATCAGTTGCTAGAGGAACTGTGGCCCCTGCTTGACGGAGCTACGACAACATCGCTATAA
- a CDS encoding DNA internalization-related competence protein ComEC/Rec2, with protein sequence MSLSHHQRASWPLLASYSLGVLLAGNGLRLPGAFILWPLLLWSMALFLRRGRPIVYLSGSTLLFIFLGQLLYHQAVAPSFAPLPPVEQQFTAQVLRLDAQPQRWRMDVRLETPVPLAGEIVRLHLLDSHCPLLPGDRFSWHGKIRKPRRFGTPGEFDYPLYLNDSGIFATGYIPETTRIEHLEASANVSPSVQVERWRSLLGQKIAASIDYPQTPFLISLVLGEKSRLNGDQRQQLARFGLSHLFAISGLHLGLLAMFFYFVLQYLYRHSTRALLWCPLQQAVPFLTLPPLFFYLVLSGGALPTWRAGLLIALVAWLNMRHRQVRAEDLLSSIALFILLVKPLALFGASFQLSFAGVTALILVMPRWQHWQQQRWQRWLTLPALVSLTATLATLPIALWHFHLLAPAAVINNIFAVPLIGLVTLPLTLIATVLLSLELPGVTLLFAAAANVLDGTLAAANTLSRGMLSARPLYLTISQHIIIGGICLCLLLLLARHHRQALCGIAMTLLVALIVFLLVPLPSGLQLTTLSVGQGDSLLLQHADGTTYLIDGGGLYSETFDVGERLIAPALGRLGVDHLTAVILTHDHPDHRKGLVYILDHFSVDGFWCSAPLEQCHPSLQQVIQTKHIPVRCFSPGWTTVKNQAGRHMSVFVAPDADNKNDQSLVVYARDNNQGVLLCADLEKRGVDQLLHAPPSGPVDVIKLPHHASRHSTPTLLLSTLQPNWAIATVGYHNRYHFPHTEVLDAVGAIRATLIRTDRDGSVRLSGSNNGWQADRLTSPLPWP encoded by the coding sequence ATGTCCCTGTCCCATCATCAGAGAGCAAGCTGGCCCTTATTGGCTAGCTACAGCCTCGGGGTTCTATTGGCCGGCAACGGCCTGCGTTTGCCTGGGGCCTTTATTCTCTGGCCTCTGCTGCTGTGGAGCATGGCTCTTTTTCTGCGGCGCGGCAGGCCCATTGTTTATCTCAGTGGCAGCACGCTGCTGTTCATCTTTCTCGGTCAACTCCTTTACCACCAGGCCGTAGCACCATCATTTGCGCCATTGCCTCCAGTCGAGCAGCAGTTCACAGCCCAAGTTCTTCGGCTGGACGCGCAGCCTCAGCGTTGGCGCATGGATGTACGTCTGGAAACACCAGTCCCCCTGGCGGGGGAAATCGTTCGGCTCCATCTGCTCGATAGCCATTGTCCACTCTTGCCAGGCGACCGGTTTAGCTGGCATGGCAAAATACGGAAACCTCGTCGTTTTGGAACGCCTGGAGAATTTGACTACCCGCTGTATCTAAACGATTCGGGAATCTTTGCAACAGGATATATTCCGGAAACCACGCGAATAGAGCATCTTGAAGCGAGCGCCAACGTTTCACCATCGGTCCAGGTCGAACGTTGGCGCAGTCTTCTGGGGCAAAAGATTGCCGCCAGCATAGATTATCCGCAGACACCGTTTTTGATCAGTCTGGTTTTGGGTGAGAAAAGTCGACTGAATGGAGACCAGCGACAACAGCTGGCGCGCTTTGGGCTATCACATCTGTTTGCCATCTCCGGTTTGCACCTTGGCCTGTTGGCCATGTTTTTTTATTTTGTCCTGCAATATCTTTATCGTCACAGCACCCGTGCCCTACTCTGGTGCCCGCTGCAGCAGGCCGTGCCGTTTTTAACACTCCCACCGTTATTTTTTTATCTAGTCCTTAGCGGTGGCGCACTGCCCACCTGGCGCGCCGGACTGCTCATCGCTTTGGTGGCATGGCTCAACATGCGCCATCGCCAGGTTCGAGCTGAAGACCTGTTGTCTTCCATTGCCCTGTTCATCCTGCTCGTCAAGCCACTCGCCCTGTTTGGTGCATCGTTCCAACTCTCTTTTGCCGGAGTTACCGCATTAATCTTGGTCATGCCAAGGTGGCAACATTGGCAGCAACAGCGCTGGCAACGCTGGCTAACCTTACCCGCACTGGTAAGCCTGACAGCAACACTGGCAACGTTACCCATTGCGTTATGGCACTTCCATCTTCTCGCTCCAGCTGCGGTGATCAACAACATATTTGCCGTGCCCCTGATCGGGCTGGTCACCCTGCCCCTGACGCTTATAGCAACGGTCCTACTGTCCCTGGAGCTTCCCGGTGTCACGCTTTTATTTGCAGCTGCCGCTAACGTTCTCGACGGCACCCTTGCTGCTGCGAACACCCTCAGCCGGGGAATGCTGAGCGCACGCCCCCTCTATCTGACGATCTCGCAGCACATCATTATTGGTGGCATCTGCCTTTGTCTCCTTCTGCTGCTGGCCCGTCATCATCGCCAAGCCCTGTGTGGCATCGCCATGACACTTTTAGTCGCGCTGATCGTATTCCTGCTTGTGCCGCTGCCTTCAGGCCTGCAACTTACAACATTGAGCGTCGGCCAAGGGGACAGTCTTCTCCTGCAACATGCTGATGGTACAACCTATCTGATCGATGGCGGCGGGTTATACAGTGAGACATTTGATGTCGGAGAGCGGTTGATCGCACCGGCACTGGGCCGACTTGGCGTAGACCATCTCACCGCCGTGATTCTCACTCATGACCATCCCGACCATCGCAAGGGGCTTGTCTACATTCTTGATCATTTCTCGGTGGATGGGTTTTGGTGCTCGGCTCCGTTGGAGCAATGCCACCCCAGCTTGCAACAGGTGATTCAGACAAAACACATCCCGGTGCGCTGTTTTTCGCCGGGATGGACAACCGTCAAGAATCAAGCAGGACGGCACATGAGTGTCTTTGTTGCCCCCGATGCCGACAATAAAAATGACCAATCACTGGTGGTTTATGCCCGGGACAATAATCAAGGCGTGCTGCTGTGCGCAGATTTGGAGAAACGCGGGGTCGATCAGCTTCTGCACGCGCCGCCATCCGGTCCGGTTGACGTCATCAAGCTGCCTCATCATGCCAGCCGCCACAGCACTCCGACTCTGCTACTGAGTACTCTTCAGCCCAACTGGGCCATTGCCACGGTCGGCTATCACAATCGTTATCACTTTCCTCACACGGAGGTGCTTGACGCCGTCGGGGCAATCCGCGCAACATTAATCCGCACCGACCGAGACGGTTCCGTGCGACTGAGCGGCTCCAACAACGGATGGCAGGCGGACAGACTCACTTCTCCGCTCCCCTGGCCATAA